The Cohnella abietis genome has a segment encoding these proteins:
- a CDS encoding replication-associated recombination protein A yields MSYNERKKRIGVSIMDLFDYTLEQNNNFKPLAEKMRPQNLSEFFGQEHLLAPGKVLRRLIENDHLTNMILQGPPSSGKTSLATIISKMTNAHFIRLNGVNLGIADIRDAIKNAKDNLKLYNQRTVLFIDEIHAMKSNVQEALLPPSEDGTFTLIGATTESVMHDIIPPLVSRCKIYNFKPLEHDNHKQIIRLALQNEERGLANKFEITEDALSYLVDITNGDVRNSLIALENAAYSLHGGNVIELQHIQEAVEQRINGMNQTDFYDIVSAFCKSLRGSDSDAAVYWMARLLYSGVDPIYIARRMVVHATEDVGMANPTALQMALAAKQAAEFVGMPECRMALAQAAIFICESPKSNSVYKAINAALETVKNTKPFDVPDHLRDGTKTYINPVDFPDKRQPLLPPELINHQFYKPQNSGVEAKIYNRYHSKDT; encoded by the coding sequence ATGTCGTATAATGAAAGAAAAAAACGCATTGGAGTTTCAATAATGGACTTATTTGATTATACACTTGAACAAAATAACAATTTTAAACCACTAGCTGAAAAAATGCGTCCTCAGAATTTAAGTGAGTTCTTCGGTCAGGAGCATTTGCTTGCACCAGGCAAGGTTTTACGCCGACTGATAGAGAATGACCACCTAACCAATATGATATTGCAGGGTCCTCCATCCTCTGGAAAGACAAGCCTTGCCACGATTATAAGCAAAATGACGAATGCCCACTTCATTCGGTTAAATGGGGTTAACCTCGGCATCGCTGATATCCGAGATGCCATCAAGAATGCCAAAGATAATTTAAAATTGTACAACCAACGAACCGTATTGTTTATCGATGAGATCCATGCGATGAAATCAAATGTTCAAGAGGCATTATTGCCGCCTTCTGAAGATGGAACATTCACGTTAATTGGAGCAACGACTGAATCGGTGATGCATGACATTATCCCACCGCTCGTATCTAGATGTAAAATATATAATTTCAAACCTCTTGAGCATGATAACCATAAACAAATTATTCGTCTTGCTTTGCAGAATGAAGAACGTGGGCTTGCAAATAAGTTTGAAATTACAGAAGATGCTTTGAGCTATCTGGTGGATATAACGAATGGGGATGTACGCAATTCTTTGATTGCTTTGGAGAACGCTGCTTACTCACTACATGGCGGTAACGTCATTGAATTACAACACATTCAAGAAGCCGTAGAACAACGCATCAACGGCATGAATCAAACGGATTTTTATGATATCGTCTCTGCCTTCTGTAAATCGCTCAGGGGCAGCGATTCTGACGCGGCAGTATATTGGATGGCTCGACTCCTATACAGCGGCGTAGACCCCATTTATATCGCACGTAGAATGGTCGTGCATGCGACTGAAGACGTGGGTATGGCGAATCCTACAGCGTTGCAGATGGCGTTGGCAGCCAAACAAGCAGCGGAGTTTGTAGGTATGCCTGAGTGCCGTATGGCGCTTGCACAAGCCGCCATTTTCATTTGTGAGAGTCCTAAATCTAATTCGGTGTATAAAGCCATTAACGCCGCGCTGGAGACCGTCAAAAATACGAAACCATTTGATGTACCTGACCATCTCAGGGACGGCACGAAGACGTATATAAACCCAGTCGACTTCCCAGATAAACGTCAACCTTTGTTACCGCCAGAACTAATAAATCATCAATTTTACAAACCACAGAACAGTGGGGTAGAAGCGAAGATTTATAATCGTTATCACAGCAAAGATACATGA
- a CDS encoding helix-turn-helix domain-containing protein: protein MNELLIQIGQTIRILREDKNLTLDECGTMIGVTRNYLRQVENGERNITMKTLESIAKTLGVHPSELLINSSPSPILDEEELIMKLCSSKSKRDLKCVIALLHAMSD, encoded by the coding sequence ATGAATGAACTCTTGATTCAAATCGGACAAACCATTCGAATTCTCCGTGAAGATAAAAATTTAACCCTAGATGAGTGCGGAACCATGATTGGTGTCACACGTAACTATCTTCGACAAGTTGAAAACGGCGAACGCAATATTACGATGAAGACTTTAGAATCGATTGCAAAGACTTTGGGTGTTCATCCATCCGAACTACTGATAAACAGTTCCCCTTCACCCATTCTTGATGAAGAGGAATTGATTATGAAATTATGTAGTTCAAAAAGCAAGAGAGACCTAAAGTGTGTCATTGCCCTTCTACATGCCATGTCTGATTAA